In a single window of the Vitis vinifera cultivar Pinot Noir 40024 chromosome 6, ASM3070453v1 genome:
- the LOC100250222 gene encoding chromatin modification-related protein eaf-1 has product MGFDNECILNIQSLAGEYFCPVCRLLVYPNEALQSQCTHLYCKPCLAYVVSTTRACPYDGYLVTEADSKPLIESNKALAETIGKIAVHCLYHRSGCQWQGPLSECISHCSGCAFGNSPVVCNRCGVQIVHRQVQEHAQNCPGVQDAAAQGAAAAADQSQTAAQAGALASQTQPAQITPASAPVQDLNQQVNSTAQAAAPTPEQWYQQQQQQYQQYYQQYPGYDPYQQHYQQYYPYQQQAVQYQHPHMQPHPAQLSGQPQPQPQPQAQLQPLVQPQPQTQPQLQPQPQPQTQPQLQPQPQQQPQMQPQQQPQPQLQSQPPAQAQLQPQPQPLLQAQTQAQTQTQPQPHSLVQAPVAVQHQNQVANQQAQNHPVAQQHSQIQSQTHPPHHGHQHPQTLQYPQAQSHPQPHSVQPRPQQHLQLPQYQQPHPPMQHPQSQIQRQPNSQLLPQHHHLPQPQTQPLSQTQQPTLQPHPQPHPHPHALSQHHPSQPNQTPNPNPQSQTQPPSAHAVTGHHSFPQPRPQQQMPLGGMQQQPMHMHPQAQFPQQSPQMRPSQAHAQSQQQSALLPLPGQAQNVLPPQQLPVHPHQQAGHPVHQRAAMQPIQQSLPHQFVQQPPLGTGQNQLHQQGSFMQPPTPTMQSQLRPQAPPQSWQQHSHAYPQPQQKVAMLHGMQPQLPQNVGRPGMPNQGVQPQPFPQSQAGLSGAVQLRPMHLGPNQPSANQTLGQHLEQSAHPQPGLNVKQTTFEKPDDDLSKKGVGGQEGESFSEKTAREDANGVAATSGIESNTVEIKSETDMKSMDEKQKTTGEDEDTISRINNSAKEIPESMRALGSDPMQQASEDGEPVIKQMVKEEVIKSTVERSPGGKSIGIVVEDQKDELSVPPKQVEQVEHSLLQDKEIQNGLLMKNPPIQQVEILDEMGGKLQKDSGDASGVMQLFTATNRGTEAVPPAPIPDSSAQNATPRGSVSVSERKMLNQPGNQERNLLQAPTMPQGPSNDEYRGFPPPSQVQGRGFVPLPHPVPILDGGRHQPPPMQYGPTVQQRPAAPSSGQAMPPPGLVHNAPVPGQPSTQLQPQALGLLPHPAQQSRGSFHHEIPPGGILGPGSAASFGRGLSHFAPPQRSFEPPSVVSQGHYNQGHGLPSHAGPSRISQGELIGRPPLGPLPAGSFDSHGGMMVRAPPHGPDGQQRPVNPVESEIFSNPRPNYFDGRQSDSHIPGSSERGPFGQPSGVQSNMMRMNGGLGIESSLPVGLQDERFKSLPEPGRRSSDHGKFAEDLKQFSRSSHLDSDLVPKFGNYFSSSRPLDRGSQGFVMDAAQGLLDKAPLGFNYDSGFKSSAGTGTSRFFPPPHPGGDGERSRAVGFHEDNVGRSDMARTHPNFLGSVPEYGRHHMDGLNPRSPTREFSGIPHRGFGGLSGVPGRQSDLDDIDGRESRRFGEGSKTFNLPSDESRFPVLPSHLRRGELEGPGELVMADPIASRPAPHHLRGGDLIGQDILPSHLQRGEHFGSRNIPGQLRFGEPVFDAFLGHPRMGELSGPGNFPSRLSAGESFGGSNKSGHPRIGEPGFRSTYSLHGYPNDHGFRPPGDMESFDNSRKRKPLSMAWCRICNIDCETVDGLDMHSQTREHQQMAMDIVLSIKQQNAKKQKLTSKDHSTPEDSSKSKKGVLRGGGISIKP; this is encoded by the exons ATGGGGTTTGATAACGAGTGCATACTAAACATTCAATCTCTCGCTGGAGAATACTTCTGTCCAGTATGTCGATTGCTTGTCTATCCAAATGAAGCATTACAGTCACAGTGCACTCATTTATACTGCAAACCTTGTTTGGCGTACGTTGTGAGCACCACCCGGGCCTGTCCTTACGATGGCTATTTGGTGACAGAGGCGGATTCTAAG CCACTAATAGAATCAAATAAAGCGCTAGCGGAAACCATAGGCAAAATAGCGGTTCATTGTCTCTATCACAGGAGTGGATGCCAATGGCAGGGTCCTCTATCTGAATGCATTTCTCATTGTTCTGGGTGTGCCTTTGGCAATTCGCCAGTTGTGTGCAACAGGTGTGGAGTTCAAATTGTGCATCGTCAAGTGCAAGAACATGCTCAAAACTGCCCT GGTGTGCAGGATGCTGCAGCACAAGGGGCAGCTGCTGCTGCTGATCAGAGCCAGACTGCTGCACAGGCTGGAGCTCTAGCTTCTCAGACACAACCTGCTCAAATTACACCTGCTTCTGCGCCTGTGCAGGATCTAAATCAGCAGGTCAATTCTACTGCTCAGGCTGCTGCACCGACTCCTGAACAGTGGtatcaacaacaacaacaacaatatcaGCAATACTACCAGCAGTATCCTGGATATGACCCTTATCAGCAGCATTATCAGCAGTATTACCCTTATCAGCAACAGGCTGTTCAGTATCAGCATCCTCATATGCAGCCTCATCCTGCACAATTATCTGGGCAGCCCCAACCCCAACCCCAACCCCAGGCCCAACTACAGCCACTTGTTCAGCCACAACCCCAAACCCAACCCCAGCTTCAGCCACAGCCACAGCCCCAAACCCAACCCCAACTTCAGCCCCAGCCCCAACAACAGCCCCAGATGCAGCCGCAGCAACAGCCCCAGCCACAACTCCAATCCCAGCCCCCGGCGCAGGCTCAGCTCCAACCGCAACCTCAACCTCTACTTCAGGCACAGACACAGGCACAAACACAGACACAACCACAACCCCATTCACTTGTTCAGGCGCCAGTGGCTGTTCAACATCAAAACCAAGTAGCTAACCAACAGGCACAAAATCACCCTGTAGCGCAGCAACATTCTCAAATTCAATCACAGACTCATCCACCACACCATGGACACCAACATCCTCAGACTCTGCAGTATCCCCAAGCTCAATCACATCCACAGCCCCATTCTGTCCAGCCTCGTCCACAACAACATCTGCAATTGCCACAATATCAGCAGCCTCATCCTCCAATGCAACATCCGCAGTCCCAAATTCAGCGCCAGCCCAACTCTCAGCTTCTTCCCCAGCATCATCACCTGCCCCAGCCCCAGACCCAGCCTCTTTCACAAACCCAGCAGCCCACACTTCAACCCCACCCCCAGCCTCATCCCCATCCCCATGCCCTTTCCCAACATCACCCTTCTCAACCCAACCAGACTCCAAATCCTAATCCTCAGTCTCAGACACAGCCTCCATCAGCCCATGCAGTAACGGGCCATCACTCCTTTCCACAACCCCGGCCCCAGCAGCAAATGCCTTTGGGGGGCATGCAGCAGCAGCCTATGCATATGCATCCTCAGGCTCAATTCCCCCAGCAATCTCCTCAGATGCGCCCTTCCCAGGCTCATGCTCAAAGTCAGCAGCAGTCGGCTTTGTTGCCTTTACCAGGTCAAGCCCAAAATGTCCTCCCTCCACAGCAGCTACCGGTCCATCCTCATCAGCAAGCAGGTCATCCAGTCCACCAGCGTGCTGCCATGCAGCCAATTCAGCAGTCATTGCCTCACCAGTTTGTCCAGCAGCCACCATTAGGCACTGGTCAGAATCAATTACATCAGCAAGGGTCTTTCATGCAACCACCAACACCAACAATGCAGTCTCAGTTGCGCCCCCAGGCCCCACCTCAATCATGGCAGCAACATTCTCATGCCTATCCACAGCCCCAACAGAAGGTTGCAATGTTGCATGGCATGCAACCTCAGCTGCCTCAGAATGTTGGAAGGCCTGGGATGCCAAATCAAGGGGTACAACCACAGCCATTTCCACAATCTCAAGCTGGACTTTCTGGTGCCGTTCAGCTTAGGCCGATGCATCTTGGGCCTAACCAGCCATCTGCAAATCAGAcactgggccaacacttggaaCAGTCTGCTCATCCACAACCTGGGTTGAATGTAAAACAAACTACGTTTGAGAAGCCAGATGATGATTTGTCCAAGAAAGGTGTAGGTGGGCAAGAAGGTGAATCATTCTCTGAGAAAACCGCTAGAGAGGATGCGAATGGTGTGGCTGCAACATCTGGTATAGAATCTAATACAGTTGAAATAAAATCTGAGACAGATATGAAATCCATGGATGAGAAACAGAAAACTACTGGTGAAGATGAGGATACAATCAGTAGGATTAATAATTCTGCCAAGGAGATTCCGGAGTCTATGCGAGCATTAGGTTCAGATCCTATGCAACAAGCATCGGAAGATGGAGAGCCTGTTATCAAGCAGATGGTGAAGGAAGAGGTTATCAAGAGTACAGTAGAGCGTTCACCTGGTGGCAAATCAATTGGTATTGTAGTTGAGGACCAGAAAGATGAACTCAGTGTCCCTCCTAAACAAGTGGAGCAAGTGGAGCATTCTTTGCTGCAAGACAAGGAAATTCAGAATGGCCTCCTGATGAAAAACCCCCCTATACAACAAGTGGAGATTCTTGATGAAATGGGTGGAAAGTTGCAGAAGGATTCAGGGGATGCCAGTGGGGTCATGCAGCTTTTCACTGCCACCAATAGGGGCACAGAAGCTGTTCCTCCAGCTCCAATTCCTGATAGCTCTGCTCAAAATGCTACACCTAGAGGTTCTGTTTCAGTGAGTGAGAGAAAAATGTTAAATCAACCTGGTAATCAGGAAAGGAATTTGCTTCAAGCCCCAACTATGCCTCAAGGTCCCAGTAATGATGAATACAGAGGCTTTCCTCCACCTAGTCAGGTGCAAGGCAGGGGCTTTGTGCCCCTTCCTCATCCAGTGCCAATTTTGGATGGGGGAAGGCATCAGCCACCACCAATGCAATATGGTCCCACTGTCCAGCAAAGGCCTGCAGCGCCTTCTAGCGGACAAGCAATGCCGCCTCCTGGTCTTGTACATAATGCACCAGTGCCAGGTCAACCTTCCACCCAATTGCAGCCTCAGGCCCTGGGACTCTTACCACATCCAGCACAACAGTCACGTGGTTCTTTTCATCATGAAATCCCTCCAGGTGGTATCCTAGGTCCAGGTTCTGCAGCATCCTTTGGTAGGGGACTGAGTCATTTTGCTCCTCCTCAAAGAAGCTTTGAACCGCCATCTGTTGTTTCTCAAGGGCATTATAATCAAGGTCATGGTCTCCCTTCCCATGCTGGGCCCTCAAGAATCTCTCAAGGTGAACTTATTGGAAGACCTCCACTGGGCCCACTGCCAGCTGGTTCATTCGATTCACATGGTGGAATGATGGTAAGAGCACCTCCGcatggtcctgatggtcagcaGCGGCCTGTTAATCCAGTGGAatctgaaatattttcaaatccaaGGCCCAACTACTTTGATGGCAGACAATCTGATTCACATATTCCTGGGTCTTCAGAACGGGGTCCATTTGGGCAGCCCTCTGGTGTCCAATCGAATATGATGAGAATGAATGGTGGGCTGGGCATTGAATCTTCCTTACCAGTTGGATTGCAGGATGAAAGGTTCAAATCTCTACCTGAACCTGGTCGACGAAGTTCCGATCATGGAAAGTTTGCAGAAGATCTCAAGCAATTCTCTAGGTCTTCTCATTTGGATTCTGATCTTGTTCCAAAATTTGGGAATTACTTTTCATCTTCAAGGCCACTTGACAGGGGTTCTCAAGGATTTGTTATGGATGCTGCCCAGGGGCTTCTTGACAAGGCACCTCTTGGATTCAATTATGATTCTGGCTTTAAATCCAGTGCTGGCACTGGCACTTCAAGGTTCTTTCCTCCTCCTCATCCAGGTGGTGATGGAGAGAGATCCCGAGCAGTTGGTTTTCATGAAGATAATGTTGGAAGATCAGATATGGCTCGTACTCATCCAAATTTTCTTGGATCTGTTCCTGAATATGGTCGGCATCATATGGATGGTTTAAATCCACGAAGCCCAACCAGAGAGTTCTCTGGCATTCCCCATCGTGGATTTGGTGGCCTTTCTGGTGTTCCTGGCAGACAGTCAGACCTAGATGATATAGATGGCCGTGAATCACGTCGATTTGGCGAAGGATCCAAAACCTTCAACCTACCCTCTGATGAAAGTAGGTTTCCAGTTTTGCCCAGCCACTTGCGTAGAGGTGAGCTTGAAGGTCCTGGGGAATTGGTGATGGCTGATCCTATAGCATCTAGACCAGCTCCCCACCATTTGAGGGGTGGTGATTTAATTGGTCAAGATATTCTTCCTAGCCATTTGCAGAGGGGTGAACATTTTGGTTCTCGGAATATCCCTGGTCAGTTGCGGTTTGGAGAGCCAGTTTTTGATGCCTTTCTTGGTCATCCACGGATGGGGGAACTGTCTGGGCCTGGAAACTTCCCTTCGCGCCTATCAGCTGGTGAATCATTTGGAGGAAGCAACAAGTCAGGCCATCCACGAATTGGTGAGCCTGGATTTAGGAGTACCTATTCTCTCCATGGATATCCAAATGATCATGGATTCAGGCCTCCT GGTGACATGGAGTCTTTTGATAACTCAAGAAAGAGGAAGCCACTAAGTATGGCATGGTGCCGCATTTGTAACATTGACTGTGAAACAGTGGATGGTTTGGATATGCATTCACAGACAAGGGAGCACCAACAGATGGCTATGGATATTGTCTTAAGCATCAAGCAGCAGAATGCAAAAAAACAGAAATT GACTTCCAAGGATCACTCAACCCCTGAAGATTCAAGCAAATCAAAGAAGGGTGTCTTGAGGGGCGGAGGAATAAGCATTAAGCCATAG